The genome window ACTGATGGCTCGCACATTTGGCATAGATGAATATAATGCTTGTACACTGACATACATGGACTGGCAGAATCAGGTATATACAGTCCTTCAGTGCAAGTAGTATTATTTAAACAAAATTACAAAGATTTCTAAAAGACTTATATTATCTATTAGCAATAAGCCCCAAGAGAATGTAGTTTCCAGTGATTTTAGAATAGCTAAGgggtgttgttaggcacgacgtaaagcagagtgcctaaaatcccccttagctgttccgttttagattttttttgttaTCATTTAATTTGGTGTGCTTTATTTTAGGTTTTGAGGACAACCAATCCATACAggaacataaaaaaacacattgcaaagttattatttttgaaaagattattttttttgttggtttgttttttaTATCTGCCCCACAGATCTTCTTGCGCTTCCTGGAATATGAGATGCAGAACTCGAATGAGTGCAAGCGTAACTTTGTGGCTGTGTATGATGGAAGTAGCTCAGTGGAGCACCTGAAGAACAAGTTCTGCAGCACTGTGGCAATTGACGTGATGCTAAACACTGAGGTTGGCGTTGTGCGGTTATGGGCCGATGAGAGGAGTCGAAAGAGTCGCTTTCGCATCCTTTTCACCACCTTTCAAGAACGTGAGTTGGTGCTGTTATTTGCTATATTGATATGGCAGACATTCCCATCCAAAGCTGGTagtcagtcaatcaatcaatcaatcaatcaatcgaaTTATGTGATTCCACAACAAATATGGTTGTTAACCAGATGACAGTATGGGCCTTTTAGATTGAATGGCTTTTCAGTCACCAATTGTGAAGTGGCAGCAGTAGGCATTTTTGGAAAATTATAACACAGTCCTGCAAGAGCAGGTGAGGAAGTGTGAAATCACCAACAACCATTTGGAGATGAACGCAGACAAGTCACAAGGAAGTCACCGTTTTGACCTCCAAATCTGCTGGTTGTACTACTTGTGTAGTTGGAATTGAGTAGATAGGAGTGATGCAAAGTCAAAGTCTATATAAAAATATGGACATGCATTTCTCATTGTATCAGTGATCACCTTGGTGTGAGAGTATAGGTTCAAGTTGTTAAAGGTCTGTAGTATTTATGATGAAGAAGACTGTATCAAGGAACCACATATGAATGGTGGCTTATATCGTGAGCAAGATCTTGGTGACTCTCCACATAGGTTGGACACGGGTCCGTATTAAGTATTAATTCTTGTCTCTCTGCTGAGATGTGACCTAGGTGTGACCTCTGTTCTTTATTGCCACGACCTGAGAACCATGTTGACTGGCTTGGTTTGAATTGGCAGAATGAAGGGTTAATGTGGATCAAGTAACCATTGCTCATGACATGAGATGTTAATAGCCAACATTAATCGTGACTAGGAGCAGTAAATAAAATGCTTGGTGAATATGGGCCTAGAGGTGTTACTGCCTTTTTTTGTTGTGATGTATAAGTTCCTATTTAATGTAGTCCATTTGACGACATGATGAATGCTAGTAGTCTGAGCGAATTAGCATAGAAAAGAGTCAAAAGTGGAAGTAAATACAGCAAAAGTATATTTGGTATCATTTGAATCGTAATTTTCTGTAGATTAAGAATTTGTGGTGCCTACAGCGCAGATTTgtactgaaaaaaataaaaagggcTTTGAATGGAGCATGGTACAATGATTTTTGGGCCAAAAACGAATGTTAGTACATCTTGATATTAGCTGATATCTCCTAAGCCAATTGAAAGATATTCATCAAACTTGGTCTACTTACCCACTATAAGTTGTCAAAGAGCTGGCAAGACAATTTAGGTCttaaggtcaaatgtcaaggttaCAAGGGGACACACAAATAACTCACATGCAGTATTTGgacctttgaccccaagacATTAAACACCTACTAATTTCATCAAGAACTTATGGTGAGTAAGTACACCAAGTTTGGTAAAGATCCTTTTACCAGTATGGGAGATATCAATCTGATCTAATATCTATATGTGATAATATACGATTTTGGCCCAATAATCATTATACCATGGTCCATTCAAAGCTGTATATCTTTTTTCTGGTACAAATCTGTGCTTTAGGCACCTGAAACTCTTAATCTACATTAAATTACGGTTCGATTGATACCAAATATCCTTTTGCTGTATTTACTTCCACCTTCAACCCTAATTTGCTCAGACTATAGTAGTTGGACAAGCTCTTCCGAGAGTGCCTCCTGTCCTCATAAACCCAACATGCCCGACTCACACTTACCATTTACACAAAGATGTTTAAAACCACAAAAGGTAGCAAATGTAGAGAATGAAGTTTAATATGCTCACATTTGTGGTAATTGGAGACAAGCGCCTATATTCACAAGGTATCTAAAGGGAAAAACTATTTCCTAATTTGCAGATTCCAGAGAGACTCCTCTAAATAATGGGTGTGTCGATCCTAAACAAACCTAATATGCCTGACCTGCACTTACAATTGAAGTACAATTATGTTTAAAACCATAAAAGGTAGCAAATGTAGAGAATAGAGTTTTTTGCTCACATTTGTGGTAATAGGAGATTATCTACTATCTCTCTGGTACACACCATCATCCTCTGGTTATAGGTATTGTATGTTGAAGCATTTATTATTGGTCTCAAGTCTTTTATTTGCACTGTAGCTTGAAACTTTTGTTGTGCCTAACAGTTTTAGCACTACTGGGGAAATTATTGCACCGTTTTGACCTGAAATGACACTTAATTAACCACCAATACTCTTCCTTTTCCAGCGCCGTGTGAAGGAGACACATTTTTCTGCCACAGTAACATGTGCATCAATAACACCCTTGTCTGCAATGGAATACAGAACTGTGTCTACCCATGGGATGAAAATGGCTGCAAAGGTAACTTTTCCGTTTGAATAAACCATTCTTGATTGTATGACGTCCATGTTGGACTAAGCACATTATAGACATTATCGATGGATCATATACATGTATAGAGCAATGCCTTTTAAGATTGTGAGTGATTGGACTAGCCTATATCCCAAGTTTTTGAGAAACAGGACAAAACATTGTAACAGTTATCGGGTTTAATAATTAACTCTGTAAATAATATGAAGATAGTGTGTATGTAACACCTCTTCCTCATTTCATATGGTCATTATGATATCCAATTTATGACACTTTGCACTTCTTAACTACGACTGAAACAGAGAAGGGTTCCATAATTtataaataaaacaatgatataaACTGATTAAAAAGAGACTTTTTCCATGAAAGCAACATTATAAAATATGCCATATGAGCAAGAATGTTTTCCTAATGACATGTTCACAGTTGTGTCCTCACTTTTTGTCCAATTGTAACTTTGAACTGTCACACATTCCTGAAAATAGTACACTTAGGCAACATCAAAGGCCACTTTCACTCCGAAGGACCCCTTGACACATTTTATTTGACCTCTAAAAAGCTCTAAaaggttttgtgttttttgaatATTTGAAATCTTAACACAAATACGTCTTTTGTCATAAGAAATATAGGTCAACATGCCTGACGAAGATCCAGGGTGATTGAAACGttgctatgtttttaaagtAATAAAGTTGATATTTTTGGAGCAAttgcagtgtgcagaccacACTTCTTCCACTGTCTGACATTATTGTCTGGCACCTGCAGAAAACTTTTCTTTGGAGTGGACACCCACTCTCCaaattgtttgttgttttgcccATGATTTGTTAAGCCAGTTGTAAGGAGTTTACTATCACTAGTAAGTGGGTTCATCTTGGTCTCTTCTAGAAAAGAAGAAACCAAGTGTCCTGGACCAACTGGACCATGTGAACGTTACCATCATCGGCTTGACATGTGGTGTAGTGGTCATCCTTCTCATTGTGTCAGGCATTATCCAGATGAAGCAGCCACGCAAAAAGTACATTGTGCGCCAGGATGATTTTGACCCCAACCTGTTCCACGAGGCTTTCGAGCCGCCACACTACGAACTGTGCACACTGCGCCGTGACAACTCCGCTGAGATGGACGAGCTGCCACAGGACTTCCAGAAGCTGCGCCGCTCCTCGTCCAAGTGCATCCGCGACCACCACTGTGGCTCGCATGCCTCCAGCGCCCACGGCAGCCGCACTGACCTGAGCCTGCGCGAGgctgccgctgccgccgccCACGCTGACAGCCAGGCCATGCTCCCTCACctgcccctccacccccccctgcACCACACCATCACCACGCCCAGCGGCCGCCGCAGCATCCTAGTCATGAAGCACAGCTACTCGCACGACGGCGCCGAGGACTGTGACCCAGAGGACGACGAGCTGGACGAAGGGCCCAGCCACGGCAGGGCGAGACTGGAGAGAGCTGTGCACCGGTCAGTATCCAACGATTTCTGAGGCCTGTGGTGGCACGCTGTGTTTGACAGGTGGTGTGTGGGGACTTGCATGGAAACCCCAGTTGTGAATGTGGTGTTTTTATGTTTCTCTTTTCTTTATGTACTA of Alosa sapidissima isolate fAloSap1 chromosome 1, fAloSap1.pri, whole genome shotgun sequence contains these proteins:
- the LOC121678481 gene encoding neuropilin and tolloid-like protein 1 isoform X1, whose translation is MYRLKLLIVIVSLIKLGFTGKTKRAAVKNNSGVTPAGLCGTWVKEADGGQFTSPNYPEKYPAERECVYIIEASPRQCIDLFFDDKYSIEPSWECKFDHIEIRDGPFSFSPIIGRYCGQESPMYVRSSGRYLWIKFVADSELEAIGFSARYNFTQDPDFKDMGTLPPLPNCDFEMGGPEGIVESIQVSKESKALDTQAVDCRWFIRAPPNSKIFLRFLEYEMQNSNECKRNFVAVYDGSSSVEHLKNKFCSTVAIDVMLNTEVGVVRLWADERSRKSRFRILFTTFQEPPCEGDTFFCHSNMCINNTLVCNGIQNCVYPWDENGCKEKKKPSVLDQLDHVNVTIIGLTCGVVVILLIVSGIIQMKQPRKKYIVRQDDFDPNLFHEAFEPPHYELCTLRRDNSAEMDELPQDFQKLRRSSSKCIRDHHCGSHASSAHGSRTDLSLREAAAAAAHADSQAMLPHLPLHPPLHHTITTPSGRRSILVMKHSYSHDGAEDCDPEDDELDEGPSHGRARLERAVHRSVSNDF
- the LOC121678481 gene encoding neuropilin and tolloid-like protein 1 isoform X2 — translated: MYRLKLLIVIVSLIKLGFTGKTKRAAVKNNSGVTPAGLCGTWVKEADGGQFTSPNYPEKYPAERECVYIIEASPRQCIDLFFDDKYSIEPSWECKFDHIEIRDGPFSFSPIIGRYCGQESPMYVRSSGRYLWIKFVADSELEAIGFSARYNFTQDPDFKDMGTLPPLPNCDFEMGGPEGIVESIQVSKESKALDTQAVDCRWFIRAPPNSKIFLRFLEYEMQNSNECKRNFVAVYDGSSSVEHLKNKFCSTVAIDVMLNTEVGVVRLWADERSRKSRFRILFTTFQEPPCEGDTFFCHSNMCINNTLVCNGIQNCVYPWDENGCKGIIQMKQPRKKYIVRQDDFDPNLFHEAFEPPHYELCTLRRDNSAEMDELPQDFQKLRRSSSKCIRDHHCGSHASSAHGSRTDLSLREAAAAAAHADSQAMLPHLPLHPPLHHTITTPSGRRSILVMKHSYSHDGAEDCDPEDDELDEGPSHGRARLERAVHRSVSNDF